The genomic window TAAAATGTACCAGATGAAATATATCACGCCAAAAGGATTTAATCAATATTTCATTCTGTACATTTTTTACTGCATGAGGTATTCTAGCCTTATGCGACAAAGCCTTACAGTCCATATTCCTCAGAATCAAGATGTCTCCTATTCGCTCTATGCGCTTGGTTCAAAGATTGCAGTTCCGACTCTTTCGGATGACCAAAGTGAATACATCTTCAAATTCACAGTTGGAACTCCGGTCGTACTTTTTTACACCTTCCAGAACATAAAGCGTACCTATGTCGTAACCGGCTGGCAGGACGAGCGTGATGGTGAGCCAGTTACGCTTCCCGGTGTGGACGGAAAACTTTGCCTTATCGCAAGTTTCAAAGGATACAGAATCCATCTTATTGATGAACTTCCCGTATTACCTACGCCCAGCAAAAACTTCTTGCTCTTGTAGAATCTCGCCAGCTCCGCTCTTGGTGCATGGAACGCAATCTTCCTCACGCAAGCCTTTACAAGCTGGCAGTAGGGCAGAGTGTCCCTACATTCAAGGCAATCAGCTATCTTGTGCCATACTTTGCCCCGGCCGAATGGCTTTTCTTTACTGACGAAGAAATACCGTACCCAATCCGCACTCTTCCTAAATGGAATCCGGACGAGACATCTGTCTTTATCCAGCAGCACAAAAAAGACTGGAAGCAGACTGCCCAGAAATACGGCATTGAGGAAGAAAACGCCCGGAATATATTTGTGAACAGGCGGGCGAACTTTACGCTCATGCAGATGCGGCGTATGGCGGGGGAGGTGAACCCGGAAGTGTGGTTTGTAAAAAATTTTGATGATGATAAATAATATACAAAAATCGAGAAATAGGTTAAAGTGTGTATTAGTGGATTCATTATTTGTTGAGTTATAATGAATGGCTGAGAACAACAATGCGTAATATTTTAGGAAAAGGTTGGGCTTTCCCAGTGACGACGGACATTCATGGAAATATTGCTTCCTCAAGTTATGAAAAGAGTGTGGAAGAGTCTATTCGTATTATTTTGGGAACCACACCTGGAGAGCGTGTGATGAACCCCGATTTTGGATGCAAAATCAATGATATAATTTTTTCTCCAAATTCTTCAAAAACTATTTCTCTTGCTATTCATTATATTGAAGAGGCTATCGTAAAATGGGAGCCAAGAGTTATTTTAAAGAATATTACAGGTGATTTTGATCCTGACAAGTCCGGACTCATCAATATAAAAATTGATTATGAGATTCGGTCTGTAAATACATTTTTTAATATGGTTTATCCATTTTACTTAGAGAGAGGTGAACGTGATTCCAACGGTCAACTTAGATGATAGAACTTTTGATGATATAAAAAATGAAGCTATTCGATTAATTCCTCGCTATTGCCCTGAATGGACAAATCATAATGAGTCTGATCCTGGAATAACTTTAATTGAGTTATTCTCATGGATGACGGAGATGACTCTCTATAGATTAAACAAAGTTCCTGCAAAAACATATCTTTCAATGCTGGAACTTATTGGTCTCTCATTAACTGCTCCTCAAAGTGCAAGGGCAATTATACAGTTTTTTCCTGTTGAAAACTGCAATAAGAATATTTTAATAAAATCCGGAACAAAAGTAGCTGCCATTGAAAGTGAGAAAGAACCTATTATTTTTGAGACAGAAAATAGTGTCACGGTTCGCGATACAAACATAATAAGTTGTGTAAATAGGAATGGAGAAAATTGGTCAGAGGTGTGTTCTGAAGGTTCTGATATACATGAATTTGCGTTGTTTGATACAAAGAATGCTGTAGAACATATTTTATATATTTCTTCGCCAATATTGAAATATCTTTCAGAGGGGCATGGAATACAAATATCATTTGATT from Treponema succinifaciens DSM 2489 includes these protein-coding regions:
- a CDS encoding GPW/gp25 family protein, with the protein product MRNILGKGWAFPVTTDIHGNIASSSYEKSVEESIRIILGTTPGERVMNPDFGCKINDIIFSPNSSKTISLAIHYIEEAIVKWEPRVILKNITGDFDPDKSGLINIKIDYEIRSVNTFFNMVYPFYLERGERDSNGQLR